The genomic segment GTCAAGCGAGTCGCAACATGGAGATCAATtcactcgctgcagctgccgcgccaAGTAGCGTCTATTTGCTGTCTTGTAGTGCAACTGCAGATGCAGCAGTTGCTGATGGCGCCGAGCAGCGCCTGTGTCCGTTCCCAAGCAAGCAAAACCGTGCTACCGCTCGACAAACTTGATTTAATTGCATTCAAGCACGGTAATTTTGCCACGCCATTATATAAGTAAAGTTggtcataccttgtcttacactCTTGACCAAGTTAGTGCTCGGAACTTTGAGAACGACCGCCCAGAAACAACAagtcatgaaacaaaacagcgACAGTGCATGCCTTCCATTTTATAGtgattttatacactcatgacgtggcgctaCCTTCTCTCCATTTGCTACTCCGTCACGTGCCCAATACCGCAGGTACTAGGCACAGGTTTAGTCAGACAGAACCGTGGAGCCTCTGAGGTGCTGTTGAAAACTTTTATTGATTCTTGAGCCTTATGCTTACAACCAAAAGATGGATCGGCTCGCTATGGCGTAGGGTGAACGGGAGCTTGTGGCTCTCATCGAATCTTAGAGCCCAGCCCGCCAGCTGTTTTTGTGCAGCCGGGTTCGAGCTGGACACTGCGATCTCCCATCGATCTACGTCTGTGAGTTACCATTCGGAGAGTGGCTGGAGATCAGAACAGATGCAGAGGATGTGGTGAAAGTCTGCTTTGGGTGCACCACCGAAGCTGCATTCAGGGTAGAAAAGGCCGAGGTGGATACGGGCAAGGTGACCTTGGGATAAAAAGGTACGGGATTGCAGCTGACGCAGGGTCACATGCTCGAGTTTACAGAGGGATTTGTTTTGGAGAGGGGGGTGCGGTTACTGGCAGCCGGTGTTCCTTATAGTGGAGAGAAATTTTGTTATAGGCAACCACGCATTCACGTGCGCTGCTTGGATCTGTAGCTGGCCCTGCGTGGCTGACGTGCGCCCGAGCTGTGGTGTGGGCCGCTTCATTGCCAGGGTGTCCCGCATGAGCAGGCACCCATTGGAGTTGAATTGATCTGGTCGGGGTTTAAATAGAATTGACAATTTTGAAAGCAGCAGTGTGAATCCTGCCTCGTGAAAGATTAGTGTGGCAATGGTTGAGGAGATTGCCAAGGCAATGGCCGCTTCCTCCACCTCTAGGGAGGCTGGAGCTTTTGTCGAACCAGAAACTAGAGGTTGAAGTCTGTTGGACACTACGCTCAAGGCATGTGCTTGGTGAGTACCATATTGCTGGACGGTGGACTGGACGGACACTTTTGGGGAGTGAATGGATTGTTAAATGGGACTGAATTGCTCTCGGGGTCGAGTGCCTGGATCTGAAGGAGCTTGAAGGTTGACGTCTATGACGGAGGGAATGTGCTGATCCATAGTGGTGGATGATAGGCGTTGACGTTGTGCTGCATTGTGGCCTTCGACAAGATCATTTAGGGTTTCGTGAACCCCAATAAGGATAAGACGCGCATTCGACGTGTTCCTGGGGACATTGATGGCCGTCTTATAGGCTTGCCTGATTATTGCATTCACTTTTTCTCCTTCCGCGTTGGAAGGAGAAGAAGTTGTTGtgaaaaaagggaagaaaagttGTTTCCGCATCCCTCGGTCGTGGTTCGTAATTCGTCAGATATGTCCCATGGTCGGGTGAACTTTGTTGGTGAGATTATTAATGGTAGCAGTAATCTTGCCATTATTCTCTATAATTTTGCCCGGTATACGTACTTTGTCAACCTGAGTAACTTGTTGATTCTCGATGTTGACTCGAATGGCTCGAAAAGTGTTGACTCGATGTTGACCCGTGCCTTCGCAGCACGCTGGAGGGTGTAAAAGCAGTACGGATTTGGTTCGTGAGCAGGCGATGCCCCCCACTGTGGGTTGCGCCGCGACGGCGTCCACCCCAGTCTTTAGGGTTTACTCCACTTCACCGACATTACCAGTGGATGTCCaaagggtaatgtcatcagcgtaggatGAATGGGAGATGCGGTGGGTAATTGTGAGGGCTTTCGCTACGGGAATCAGTGTAGTATTGAAAAGCAACAGAGAGAGGAGTGAGCCCTGATGTGTATCTCTACTCACTAGTTGGAAGGTTGTTGAGGAGAGTGGACCGAATGTCAGTTCTGCCATTTGGTTGCGGAGGAAGGCCGCTCCGTAGGATCGTGCGCATTCCCCTACGTTAAGATTCGACATAGCGTCCATGGTGAACCGACTGGTCAACGTTGCCGAAAGCCCTAATGAGGTCCACACACACGATGGCCCTGGTGTGCCTATCGTTTCTGGGGTATAGTACTTCTTCCGAGTGCTGGAACATTGCGCCTTGGGTGAAAAGATCGCGTCAATCATAGAGTGAAGGAACAGCTCTTGTTCGTGCATGTGTTCCTGCAAGCGGCCTAGGACCGCGTGTTCGAAAAGTTTTCCTAAGCAGGAGGTTACAGAGTTTGGTTGGAGATTTTTAAGATTCAAAGtttttcctggtttagggatgaaGGTGATTTTAGCATGCGTCCATTGCACCGGGAGCACTCCATTttgccagcactcgttgatgggCTCTGTGATGGCCTGTAAGGAGTGCTCATCCAGGTTCCCGAATATATTGGTTGCCTGCTCCTGGACGTGATGTCGTTCTGAGCTTGTACATGGCTGCCCGCATTTCCGATGGGGAGAGGTCTGCATCTAATTTGGGGTTCGGTTGCCGCGGTAGTCAAGCAATGGTGTGCGTGCAGCGGTAGTGACGTATTGTCCTTTGAGGATCTCGAGAAGGGCCTCATCTTGTAGGGGGGTTTGTGGAGGAGTTGGTTGGCGTTTTTCAGCTGGTTGTTCTTGGTGTGACCTGGGTCCAGTAGACAGCGGAGGTGTCCAGATGTCCTTTAGGCCATGTTTGTTGCTCATTCAGTCGCATACCATAGCCAACTACCCCGAGGGGGCTTCAGTCTCTTTAGCCAGTGTTGCAATGCGTAGCCTGAGTGTTCTATTACGTTTGTTGCATAACGATGGTTTTCGAAGGCTGGCGTGGGGCTCCCACATGTGAAGGAGATGGCTGTCTGCGATGTTGACGTCAGGAATGTCTGGGATTGGGGAGGTAGCTAATGCTACGTACTGGGAAAGGCTTTGAGTCCATGTGTGAAGATTGTCAATGGAGCTGGGAGCTTAATTGCAAATCTGTCGGAATTTATCCCAGTTTACAATTTCTATGGGACATCGATTAGATCGCGTCAGTGAATTGAGCGGAATTTCTGTATGTACGACACAGTGGTCGCTCACGAATGAGTTCTCTGTGTTGGTCCGGCAACTGTGAGCAATTTTCTTAGTGAAGGTGAGGTGTGGATTGGTGTTAAGTTGGGCACTGTTTCCTGTTTTAGCTGGGTCATCTAGATCATTGATGAGGGACAGGCCCTGATTCTGGATGAATGTCCAAAGCGCGTGCCCTTTCTGCAATTCTTGTCGCCCCAACTCGTGTGGttggcgttgaagtcaccgaccATTATAAGGGGGTGTCTGCCACTTGGAAAGGGCCTTTTGAAGGGCTGCAAGGAGAGGGGCCGCGGCGCCTTTCGGTGGGCTGTATATATAGAGAACGAACAGACTACCGCCTTTGCTAGTTGGGGGGGAAGTTTGACAAGATGGCTATGTATGTTGGTCGTTCACTTCCAAAGGAGTGGTCCGTAGCCTTTAGGTCACGATGGATGAGTATGACAACCCGTGGGGGTGTCGTTCCTTCTGGCTCACGCGTGGAATAGTTACAAAGTTTTGTCTTAATTTGTGTTTCTTGTAAGGCGATCAGGATGCGAGTCTTGGGATTCGGAAGGGTTTATAGATGAATTTGTAAGTTGCTTCGTTTCGCACGGAAACTctcacaattccactgccacacattTATCTCGTTACAATGTACAGCCATGTTGGGCTGGGGGCGGGGGTATTGTTCGGCTTGTGCCGATCCTGTCATTTATGGAGTAAAAGCGCCTTAAGCTGGGTGCACACTTGAGCCGTGGTGGTCTCTTGTGCACCGTGGCGCTGTTCGCGCACTGTCAACAGGTTGACGATTTTGTCCATCTAGGCAGTATTGCCTTTTAGCATGGAGGCGAGGCTGGCCTGCGTGGTTTGTATGGTTGCAGTCAAGGCAATCAGCGGCTCGGTGTCCATAGGCGTGAGATAGTCAGCCTCTGCTTGTACCTTGCGTTTAGTGGGAGGGTTGCGAGCAGGTGTGCCGTGTGCGAAGAGGAGGTGGAAGGAGGGGGTAGGTGGCGGGGGGGGTTGTTTATGTGTGCTAGCTCTTTGAGTGGGGTTTCCAGGGGAGCTTTGCTGTTGTGAGGGAAGTTCTTGTAGAATGATTTGAAGCAGTTGTTTTAGTTCCGTGATCTCGAGGCTTTGCTGATGGAGTTGTGTTCTGAGCTTCCCGTTTTCGCTACCGAAGGTGCGCGATCGTGATTTCAAGCTCACCTGTTGTTCAGTGGGCTGGGTCCTCTGGCCAGGGAGGGGTGGCAAGGTAGAAGACGGACTCCTGTTGCATCCCTTTCTTGAGATGGACCCGAAACAGGCCCGTCACCCGGTGCACTGTCTGGTACTGGATCGGAACAGGCTGCGGGATAACCGCCGACTAGAGCTCGGGACTGGTGTGCTGTCCTGCTGGGCGACCATCTTGTCGGCGGCCCGTGGCAGGAGCGTGAGTTTGAAGCTCGCGTGAAGCACACTCCGCACTTCTTTAAGCCGGTAAAGTGGAGTCCGTTACACAGCATGCACTTGGACTTACAGGGAGGAACATCCGTGGACGGGTGTGGCTCTCCGTACCGATGGCAGCGGTTGGTAACTGGCTGTGGGAAGACGTCTGCGCAAAAGCAGGGTTTCCAACAGTTGTAGCAAGCCTCCACCTTTGCTTTGAAGGGGTGACAGGCGTACAAAGCCCCGTAAAAGTTCAATTGCTTGGGAAAGGtctttctctcgacgaaggtgaCTATAGATAGACTTGGTTCGACCGAGTGGCCAAGCGTCAGCAGTGGTGAAGAACTTGCTTTGGTTCAGAGCCAAGAGGTCTTGAAAGATTTGTTCTTGCAACTTATCGTACATTGCATTGTAGATGATGCCTCGGATGGCGTCGTCACGCGTGGCGATATAAGCATGGAGAAGGGAATTGCTGGTCGTGGATTTTCGGGACTTTCGTTTGCACATAGTTTTGTGACCGATCGTACGCTGGCGTGCTGATTTCGAATAAATTGTTATGCGGGTTGATCCTGAGGTGATTGTGCAGCCGTGCCTCGTTGTGGTTGACATGAAGCATGTTGCGGGAGTAGCATTTCGCCGTTGCAGAGTAGGAAATCGAGGCTACCGCGTGTATGGAAAATGATTTTGAAGCCCGTGGCGGGCAGTTTGGTTAGCGGAGCAGGCCGTCGTAAATTACGACAAGATTGCTTGTCTTGTCTGGGCTGCAACGACGAGGTCGGGTTGGATGATCTTGTGCGGACGTGCCGGAGTTAACCGCCGACAGCGAAGCGTAGAAAGTTGGGTAGGCCATTTTCCGGGCATTAATGGCCCCATTCTATCGCGGATAGTTGGCGAACTTTTCCGGTGAGATATCTTCGCTTTCGAGACAGTACACCATCCTGCTAGACGGCTCCATGGAGGCGGGAGTGGTCTTGGAAACGCCGGTGAACTGAGGCCCAAACGGCGGCCGCCTCGGCGTTTCTAGGGAATGGTAGGTCAACTTTAAGCCAGCGCCCGGCTCGGTAACAAAAGTCGCTCCGGGGGCTCGAGAAATAGCAGGAAATTGCCGAAAGATATTTCAAGCAATTGTCCAACACCTTCACTGACCGTTTCTCTGTGGGATCAGGCCATCTCGTGTCGAAATTTCACCTTCACAGTTCAGAAATCACGGAGCCGAGGTGAGGTGCATCCACTCGTTCCGCCGGGCACTTGGCGTACCTGccgccgccgtggcgtcggggaagaaTGCTCGTCGCGTACCCCGGAGACCCGTGTTTGATTTCAAACCAAATTTACAAAATTTTCTCTTCAAAGCCAAAAATTCACTTGGTTCGCCGGAACCTCCCATTGTAATTTGACGTCAATGTGAGTATTCCTaatgtgtttttactctttgcgctaTGGGcgatttttggtaccatcgctgGGGAGCGACACCGACGCTGCATTTCCGCGTAATAGTGCTTACAATCCTTTCGTATTAAAATACTTCTTTTCCTGCCACTGATGCTCACTATAAATATATGCGAACCGTACATTAAACTTGCCCGTGAAGACATATTCATGAGCTAGCTGACTGACTCATTTTCTAGAAATACTTAAATTAAGTTCCACGAAGCAGAGAAAAACAGAAACCTATCAAGTGCACACAAATCATAACAAATCCAATAGTCTTTTTTTCATTCGACAACTTACGTAGCACacaataatttctttaattaagaggataaataaaaacataaaATGCAATTTTCGCATAGCATCTTTATTCCCCGAGGTAAGGAAGGCTACACTTATGACTTTTTCACATATCCCTTGCGTGACAGAACACTTTTGGCATCGTGCAATTAGCTTCTCTATTCCTCCGCAAAGAAGGTGTTTGGTTACTCATGAAGCCACAACTTGCTGGACCTAGTCAACTGACATCTGCTGACGACCACGCAGTGCTTCATAAAAATAAATGACTGATGGTGTGGTAATGCAATAAGGCCCCAGATCCGGGTTGTTGGGAGGATAGCTAAGCGCTAACAGCCGACGGTGTATGTCCGCTGGTTTGACTCTTGTTGCCGGTttgagcaacaacaacaaaaaaaaaaccttaaagTGTTGAGCCGCACAAAACTGAAGCCTGTGTTCTCAATTATAGAATCAACTGATTTACTGATATCGACATCATCACCCCAATGTCATCATTTGGAAATCTTTGTGCCTGATTTGTACCGGTGTTTAGCtagtaaatacaaaaaaaaatactggaaTGACTTTTTATGATTGCTATAACTTTTGTTTGTCGCATATACCAAGAAGTCCTTATTCTTTATTAGCTTTTTTCCGGTGTACCTGAGGAAACTTCTATGCGCAAAAGGTCTCATAAAACGTGCTTTTCCGCTCTAATTGACAAGTCAACTTTGCGCATTCCTTTTCTTGAAATATTGTGGGTACTCACAACAAAAGGAGACTTAAGCAATAGCCGCGAACAGCGCCACGATACTGAAAAAGACGCATCCTCTGACTGTCTACTCGCTACTAAAAAGAGTAATTAAAATACTGCTGTTAATCTATTCACTTGCTCTTCCTGGTGAAATTTTTTTTGAAGGCCATGCATAATTATTGTAAGAGCCGCTCCTAATAAATTGCGTTATCGTGTCGCAGTTTTCTATCTATGTCATCTAGAGGTACACCTTTTAGCGAGGTGACTTACATTTATTTCGTTCTTCATTTGCAGGCTGCTACTGCAAAGGTTACTTAGACTACGGATTGAAAGCTTCAGGCTGGTTTTACTACTCTGAGAGCAAAAACCGGTGTCTCCCAAAAGCCGAACTAGGCAACTGCAACGCCTTTCCTAGAAAACAGCTGTGCATTGATAAGTGCGTGAATTCAAAAAAGCCAGACTCCTAGTTGCGTATGGTGTTACGATTCTCTGAAACATACGCCGTAATAAAGTAGCGTATTGCATAAGAATGAAGTCGCTGTCTGCTCATAACGAGTTTGCCAGACCATTGCTCATTTGACAATCGCATCTACGGGCTTTCTGTACATTCTGTGATGACGCCAAAATAATGACAAGccatacattttttttacagATTGCAGTATGTACTTAAAAGGTAGAGGAGATGgccttgaaagcaagaaaaaaagttacTGTTCTTATTTGGCACATGGGCAGAATTTCACGTGGTGGTAGCGTAAATGTTAAAGCCCGCTTCAGGGACAGGATGGGATATATAACATCGCTAAGCTGATGTAGGCTAAGATTATGTACGCCGTGTTGCTCGTTGATCGACGCATAATATTTCTAAACAATTACGGCAAGTTAGCTTTTGTTTTTATTGGCTGCCACGTAATAACGAAGTAATTATACCCGTCCGTCGCATTTCCCAGACCACGCACACGAATGCCGTTCTCCCAAACCCATGGCCACAACCCCACGCTCCAGCAGTGCTTTCTTTACAGCTACTGTGTGTGACTGGAATTCCCTCCTAGACATATTGAGCTGCAATCACCAACCCTGCTGGCTTCAAATCCGACGTCGAAGAATTCATGTCTAGCGGTGATAACGCATAAAAAACCTGTACTATTATGCTTATCCTTATATTGTTAAGGCGAAAGCTTAAGGTGGCTCATAGGTCGAAAATTGGGAGTCCCTCGTTATGGCGCCAAAATTAAAGCGAATGCGCGCGTATTTCTCAATCAATTAAAGAAAGAGCCCGATTATCTCGGTTTGTGTTGAGTGCGCGCACACGCTTCTAAAATAATCAGTATGGCCACAAAAGTGCCCGCGTTTGGTTCTCCCGGTTTTGTTCATATTTTCCGAGTAATGTACACGTGTCTTATCATGTTTTGAGGAGTACGATTGCGCATGCAAGAACTGTAAATAAAACTGTTGTTTAAAGGTAGCGCTGTTTGTTTGGCTAATTTGCCTTTCTTTGTCGCCCTCATTGTGCCtgcgcaacaaaaaagaagaaggcaCCATGTATGTAATCCCATGTAGCTACCCCAGTCGACTAAAGtgctaaaattaaaaaaaaatatattcaatGAGCCTGCGTATCAGTCTTGATAGTCTCCATAGAATTGCCACGACCGTTCTAACGTGCCATTAACCTGTCAGGACTAGTGGAGATGTCTAGGCGACCAGAAACAATTAAGAGAAAAACAATTAAAGGGAAATCAAGTAATAGAAACTAACAACGCATTCTAATGAGAATGTCGAAGTAATTTAATGAATACCTCGTGAGCGCGCACGCGTTCGCCTTCATCCTTGTAAGCGTATGCTTAAGTGACTCAACTCTTTGTATTCGCTTAGTCTGTAACCACAACTCATGTTGCGTGCCTCACGatattacaaataaataaataaataaataaacaaataaatttttACTCATTAATTAATTCAAATAGTTAATTAACTAAATAATTAATAACTTAATAAACAGGTTCTCGTATAAAAGAAATAAATTGCAGTAACATTTTTTTGAGGAGTCATAACACGATGACAGTTGAGTTCAGAGAAGAAGAAGACAACCAGGGGGCCGCAAGTGCTCAACAGCAAGTGCTGAAGCGTTTCCCTGTGTGTCCACAAACAAGGCAGAAAAGGCACGGCGCGCGTCCTAGCCGGTGAAGTTGATGAACGATATCACCAAACCCGCGGCGTAAATTGAGAATTATAGAGCTAATTAATGCAACGAGTTAGGAAGTACGACCCCTTGGTTACACCGTCCCCATCCCCTCtaacctcaaaaaaaaaatatctggtcCTGAGTTCGCAAAAACCTCCCATGCTAGAACAGCTCATAAAAGAAAACTCTGTCGATCCTGACGCTTGAAATCTTATTAGCGAAGTCAATCGGCCAAGGGCATTAGAAATTACCAAGGATAAGATTGGGAATTCTACTAACAGCTCATAAAAGAAAACTCTGTCGGTCCTGACGCTTGAAATCTTAATAGCGAAGGCAATCGGCCAACGGCATAAGAAATTACGAAGAAAAAGATTGGGCAATGCTACtcatacttttctttttctttcttttttttaaccacaTCAGCTTTGGTTAAGTTGGCGCTCCCGATGAGCTACACTTGCTTCGCTACGAAAAATTGTCTGAGAACATGAACGGCTGCTTGGCTTGTTTGGGCGCACCTATTACTGCGTGATATTTAAGTGGCGCCATTCTGTCTCATATACAACGCACTTATACACTTCAGCGCTTGAGGAGTTTTAGCAGCTAGGAAATTTTATTTCTCAAACGGAATGAAAAACGCCTTATGGCTTTTTACAGGAAAAATTTCGCTCTAAATCATTTGCAGATGAagtgaaaatgaagaaaaattcttATAAGACAGCGCAACATGCTCGAGTAGGTGTTCGTCGTACGATGCGGAAAATGGAAGAGCAGGTACCGGGTCTGTGCACATCGCTCTACACACCTTTACAACAGCTTACGAGTGGTTAGAGATAGAGCAGGTCCATGTGCCCCATCTCAAGCTGACGCTTTTTCACCGCGAAGAGCACTGCTGTGTCGAAAGTGAGTCGGTTATCGGCACGTAAATTTGGCGTTTATTTGCCGCGCGCATCTTATGTTCCGTGCGGGTATCGAGATGGGCCTGCTAAACACACATTTTCGTGGTTGCTCTAATTATTGTTTTGTTAATGACGCCGAAGCAGCAGTGAAGAGCGAAGCCCTCATCTTACGAATGTCGTAAGCATAAAAAAGCAGAGCGAAACTTAAGCAGTGCACGTAACGCGAGTGAGAAAATgcgcgcgaaaaaagaaatttacGTTTGTGACGCCGAAATGCAGAAAGCAGCTCACGCCACACAACACATCTCGTCCCTCAACTTGCTGATCCCGATTGTCCTCCGTTTTCACAGACCCGTATGCGCGACCTGACCCGCGCCAGTTCCATTCACCCTCTCGAAGTGAACATAGAACGCGAACGCAGTAACAACAGCGCCCGTTAGTTGCGTGCATGGAGCTTCATGAACATCGACGAATTGTTCTACAGTGCTGGAGCTTTGATTTTTCATAACACCTGAGTTTCCTTGTGGATGCAAAGAATCTGGGGCGTTCGAAAGCAATGCACTGTTGTTTTAGAGCCTTGATCTGAAAATTCAAGAGCTTATTAGCTTTTCAAGGGGGTTCTTAGCGCAAGTTTGAAGTACGGTAGCTAGCTGATTCGCACGATGCCGCGAGAACAGGCTCGGTGACGATTTCAGTTTTGAACGGTACGTGTCTTGAGAACACCACACTTATGAATATGCAAgggtgccaaaaaagaaaagcgggcGTGGCTATCTTACTTCGTGGGGGCGAAGTGAAGTTCCGCCTTTATTAATCACCGAGTGATTAAAGCGACTGTTGCATTTTAGAGTGCTCAATATCCAAGCGGCAGTGATGGCCGACCGCAAAAAATACTAGCGCTTCGAAAACTGCGCCTCCGAGAAGATGGCAAACGTGGCCAGTATTGGGAAATTTACCGTGTATTTTCTTAGTATCCCCTTAAATAATTATTTCTTATTCTGGCACTAGTTTAGTTGAAACTGTGGAGCATTATGATCAACCATATTTGGGCGATTTCGTTCATCTTGAAGTTATAATTTGATGAAGAGCCGTGAGGTAAGGACAAAAACACCCATTCAATGACTTAGTCGTGCTTCAACCTCCACTAAATACGCTTTTTAGTTACTTTTGTTATAGTTATATATAGCTATAGTTATCTTTGTTGCTGAATACGTAGAATACCCGTGTCTCTTGattgaaaagaaggaagaaagaggtGCCAC from the Dermacentor variabilis isolate Ectoservices chromosome 9, ASM5094787v1, whole genome shotgun sequence genome contains:
- the LOC142558103 gene encoding uncharacterized protein LOC142558103, which gives rise to MTSTQIQKIFVLFIVGTYIASEIDAKPFTEGCYKLKDQCGYPRGCYCKGYLDYGLKASGWFYYSESKNRCLPKAELGNCNAFPRKQLCIDKCVNSKKPDS